One region of Equus caballus isolate H_3958 breed thoroughbred chromosome 23, TB-T2T, whole genome shotgun sequence genomic DNA includes:
- the LOC138920276 gene encoding spermatogenesis-associated protein 31D4-like, which yields MEFSQWNVLSFLNSHIELFLSICSTFLDSDHNLTIVCGLCLLLLFLCFLVGIPSLPTFWKTKIYQKRQGRAKRRRKGGTSSGWRNYQREREEKRRLISILKRPLGRPLDTTRFRQLLCPDPSCEVCNSTTAEINRLLEDLEDDTASVSSMASTASGTESSFTLSSAFSEVPPGDLTPSPPPDPSPPPPSVLSPNPTTPLAGFLSPSPPGHSMPPEPSPPLESKFPADHCPPQPLALPPLPPHDTQATGPILQPETTLSLNTIFSLDRTLSQDINPSPNLSQIINPTDSLACHHTPPSLSVSPPTDHPLTVARSKSVSILLKSVPENSSPDSPGGLSTYVPTIRGTDHSSLSISELSWWQACAKDLFLAPSTLAPCAFNREFLALHSSESSLERHPTANLIERGNLSFLSPHVLALLERQVRKRSDFLMWREKEKEKGSFPKKLRPDYPLNPSRKMLESNADECDSAFSLPFWSSAGKPKELHMHGQPPYPKILEDHLQEKCTQLFWGLPSLHSESLPSAIRDSSDCTTIFLFNTISNASMGQESPVPLHRPPPSLPEIQPQPLPQTLPQSQPLPLTQVKSQAHLKSSLPILPSGPLPQRRICGVCHHRPRDESESLTSSEIQQLEWKVLQKQQESLWGSPSVVQRSQEEFCPSAPNFPYHQASQAHASISTLPVEFPLSDELRKKLEHHLRKRLIQHRWGLPRRIRECLSLMMPPRDFSEIAKSESNRGLSRISVNKDLNVGLSQSKSFHDRGSELLQGEKEMGKDQGHSPENGPKAHLLSDPESSSDKDPAYDSEKDLNSHVASLSGKNSRALEESLDQKQLENVLKAHLSKKFEEISEARLPGTVRSSWHASKQTLLLSDKSRTQITQRSLPPSVGGDSSLNTFQELCFIDSSAQQMMETHIKSFRLTMEWGLPCRVTGALELLLTKRSHVPPKAHFLPDEV from the exons atggagttcagtcaatggaatgttctctcatttctgaatagccatattgagttgtttttgagcatctgctcaacattcttagatagcgaccacaacctcaccatcgtgtgtgggttgtgcttgcttcttctgttcctgtgcttcctggtggggattccatctttaccaaccttctggaaaaccaaaatctaccaaaag cgtcagggcagagccaagaggagaagaaaaggtggaacatcaagtg gttggagaaattaccagagggaaagagaggagaaaaggaggctaatttctattctgaaaag gcccctaggccggcctctcgataccacccgctttcgtcaactattatgcccagacccctcctgtgaggtgtgtaatagcacaactgctgagatcaatcggctcctggaggacctggaagatgataccgcctctgtgtcctctatggcttccacagcttctgggactgagtcatcattcactctgtcctctgccttctcagaagtccctccaggagacctaacaccatcccctccacctgacccttccccaccgcccccctccgttctctcacctaacccgACGACACCCTTAGCTggctttctttcaccctcaccaccgggtcactctatgccaccagagccttctcctcccttggagtccaaattcccagcagaccattgcccaccccaaccccttgcccttccccctctcccaccacatgacacccaggcaacgggtcctattctccaaccagagaccactctgtctctgaatacgatcttctctcttgaccgcaccctttcccaagatattaacccctcaccaaatttgtcccagataatcaatcccactgattcactggcttgtcatcacacaccaccaagcctgtctgtctcaccaccgacagaccaccctttaactgtggctcgatctaaatcggtttccatcttactgaagtctgttccagagaactcatctccagatagccctggcgggttgtccacttatgtcccaacaatcagaggcactgaccattcaagcctgtcaatttcagaattatcctggtggcaagcttgtgccaaagacttgttcttagcaccttccaccttggcaccatgtgcttttaatcgagagtttcttgctctccattcttcagagtcctctctggagagacaccctacagctaaccttatagagcgtggtaacctctcatttctcagccctcatgtcctggcactcctggagagacaagtccgaaagaggagtgatttcctgatgtggagggaaaaggagaaggagaagggttcttttccaaaaaaacttaggCCAGACTACCCACTAAATCCTTCGCGGAAAATGctagagtcaaatgctgatgagtgtgactcagcattctcccttcctttttggagcagtgcaggcaaaccaaaggagctgcacatgcatgggcagcccccatatcctaaaatcttggaggaccatttacaggaaaaatgtacgcagctcttctggggtctcccatctctgcacagcgagtccttgccctctgctatccgtgactcaagtgactgcaccacaatcttccttttcaataccatctcaaatgcctccatgggccaagaatccccggtacctctccatcgcccacctccatccttgcctgagatccagccccaacccttgcctcaaaccctgccccaatcccagcccctacctctcactcaggtcaagtcccaggcccaccttaaatcctcactcccaatcctaccatctggtcctctaccccagagaaggatctgtggagtgtgtcaccatagaccccgggatgaatcagagtctctcacctcatctgaaattcaacaactggaatggaaagtgttgcagaagcaacaggaaagtttgtggggttcgccctctgtagtccaaagatctcaggaggAATTTTGTCCTTCAGCTCCCAACTTcccttaccatcaggcctcccaggcccatgcctccatctccacccttcccgtagagtttcctctcagtgatgagctgaggaagaaactggaacatcaccttcgaaagaggctcatccaacaccggtggggcctgccccgcaggatccgtgagtgtctgtcactgatgatgcctccaagagatttctcagagatagctaagtcagagagcaatcgtggactctcacggatctcggtgaacaaagatctaaatgttggattgagccaatccaaaagcttccatgacaggggttcagaactgcttcagggagagaaggagatggggaaggatcaggggcatagcccagagaacggcccaaaagctcacctgttgagtgacccagagagctcttcagataaggatccggcatatgactctgagaaagacctaaatagtcacgtggcaagtctgtcagggaaaaattcaagggccttggaggaaagtctagatcagaaacaacttgaaaatgtcctcaaagcacatttgagcaagaagtttgaggaaatcagtgaggctcggctccctgggacggtgcgcagttcatggcatgctagcaagcagacattgctgctttctgacaaatcccgcacccaaataacacagaggagtctgccaccttcagtgggtggggactcctccctgaataccttccaggagctttgcttcattgattccagtgcccaacagatgatggaaacccatattaaaagctttcgtCTGACgatggagtggggccttccctgcagg gtcaccggtgctctggagctcttgttgaccAAGAGAtctcacgtgcccccaaaagcccacttcctccctgatgaagtttga